One Georgenia wutianyii DNA segment encodes these proteins:
- a CDS encoding NAD(P)H-binding protein, giving the protein MDTDLLTRPAGGPLRVFIIGVSGTVGRLLVGHLLDRGDDVVGLVRREEQRAAFSALGVTVHVGQLADLTADSLAPMLSRTDVLVYAAGSNGVSRQAAAAVDGQGVVTALEAAGLAGVNRFTLVSVLPEARRAQHLGEDVEFYFAVKKLVDVTVSASDLDWLILRPSQLVDRAGTGGIALGPAQPDDEVPREDVAATLAELLHEPRVRRRILEVTQGLTTVARAVADLL; this is encoded by the coding sequence ATGGACACCGACCTCCTCACCCGCCCCGCGGGCGGACCGCTGAGGGTCTTCATCATCGGCGTGAGCGGGACGGTCGGGAGGCTCCTCGTGGGACACCTCCTCGACCGGGGCGACGACGTCGTGGGACTGGTCCGACGGGAGGAGCAGCGGGCGGCGTTCTCCGCGCTGGGGGTCACCGTGCACGTGGGCCAGCTCGCCGACCTGACCGCCGACTCGCTCGCGCCCATGCTCAGCCGCACCGACGTCCTCGTCTACGCCGCCGGCTCGAACGGGGTCTCACGCCAGGCGGCGGCCGCCGTCGACGGCCAAGGTGTGGTGACGGCCCTGGAGGCGGCGGGCCTGGCCGGCGTCAACCGCTTCACCCTGGTCTCCGTGCTTCCCGAGGCCCGCCGCGCGCAGCACCTCGGGGAGGACGTCGAGTTCTACTTCGCCGTGAAGAAGCTCGTCGACGTGACGGTGAGCGCGAGCGACCTGGACTGGCTGATCCTGCGCCCGTCGCAGCTCGTCGACCGCGCCGGGACCGGGGGGATCGCGCTCGGCCCCGCCCAGCCGGACGACGAGGTCCCGCGTGAGGACGTGGCCGCCACGCTCGCCGAGCTGCTCCACGAGCCCAGGGTCCGCAGGCGCATCCTCGAGGTCACCCAGGGCCTGACAACCGTCGCGCGCGCGGTGGCCGACCTCCTGTGA
- a CDS encoding ATP-binding protein: MGRRAERDTVEKLLSLARAGHSGCLVARGEAGIGKTALLEHARRSALASGFRVEDLVGVESEAQLAFAGLHQLCATLLDRTDTLPEPQRAALGVAFGIHGGAAPDLFLVGLAVLTLLAEAAEDGPVLCLVDDAQWLDEASAQVLAFVARRLGAERLAILLSVRDPDEGGARAFSGLPELRLEPLGEPEARALLDGAVRAPLDDEVRLRILAEAHGNPLALLELPRTMGPDGLAGGFGLPGARSVPRRVEESFRRRSHGLPSETQQLLLVAACEPTGDVALLWRAVEHLGVAREAATPAEAAGLLEIGSRVRFRHPLVRSAVYGAASAPDRRRAHGALAEVTDPATDPDRRSWHRALAVLGPDEEAAEALEVSAARVRARGGPAAAAAFLQRAAELSTHPADRARRALDAAYAKHEAGAPDAALELLALAGAGPLDDLARSRLELLRAQVGLYRSRDGDVPGSLLRAAQALAPLDASLARETYLHALDAALVTGGTAHGAVEVATAAREAPAPAGLPRPADLLLDGLVTTLTSGHAAGTPALRRALEAFCVDGQSDPSGDRWLRLAGRNAVAILDDELVHTLATRHVRLAREAGALTALPDALRFLSIVSVLMGQLARAGELATEATAITQATGGAQLRHAHVILGAWRGDQAGTAELHVHALHDPAGGGTEAALAEYALAVLHNGSGGYALAQDAAERALTSQELALSNLAHIELVEAAARAGRPEAASAVLEQLSVRARASGTAWAAGMAARSQALTSTGAAAEDGYREALDQLVRTRMGGYLARTHLVYGEWLRREGRRRDAREHLRTAHELLLDMGADGFAARAARELKATGEHPRARSAQPVDELTTQELHVARLVATGATSREVGAQLFLSPRTVEAHLRTIFRKLGITSRRQLSTLDLP; this comes from the coding sequence GTGGGCCGGCGCGCCGAGCGCGACACGGTCGAGAAGCTGCTGTCCCTGGCGCGCGCCGGGCACAGCGGCTGCCTCGTCGCCCGCGGCGAGGCAGGCATCGGCAAGACCGCCCTGCTCGAGCACGCGCGGCGGTCGGCGCTCGCCTCGGGGTTCCGGGTGGAGGACCTCGTCGGCGTGGAGTCCGAGGCGCAGCTCGCGTTCGCGGGTCTCCACCAGCTGTGCGCCACCCTCCTGGACCGCACCGACACGCTGCCGGAGCCGCAACGCGCCGCTCTCGGCGTCGCGTTCGGCATCCACGGCGGCGCTGCCCCGGACCTGTTCCTCGTGGGGCTGGCCGTCCTCACGCTCCTGGCCGAGGCCGCCGAGGACGGGCCCGTGCTCTGCCTCGTCGACGACGCGCAGTGGCTGGACGAGGCCTCGGCGCAGGTCCTGGCCTTCGTGGCCCGCCGCCTGGGCGCCGAACGACTGGCGATCCTGCTCTCGGTGCGCGACCCGGACGAGGGTGGGGCGCGCGCGTTCTCCGGCCTGCCCGAGCTCCGGCTGGAGCCGCTCGGGGAGCCCGAGGCCCGGGCGCTGCTCGACGGAGCGGTGCGCGCACCGCTGGACGACGAGGTGCGTCTGCGGATCCTCGCCGAGGCGCACGGCAACCCGCTCGCCCTCCTCGAGCTGCCCCGCACCATGGGCCCGGACGGCCTCGCGGGCGGGTTCGGGCTGCCCGGTGCGCGCAGCGTCCCCCGCCGCGTCGAGGAGAGCTTCCGGCGCCGCTCGCACGGGCTTCCCAGCGAGACGCAGCAGCTGCTCCTCGTCGCCGCTTGCGAGCCGACCGGTGACGTGGCGCTGCTGTGGCGCGCGGTCGAGCACCTCGGTGTCGCCCGCGAGGCGGCGACCCCGGCGGAGGCCGCCGGGCTGCTGGAGATCGGCTCGCGGGTGCGCTTCCGGCACCCGCTGGTGCGGTCGGCGGTCTACGGGGCCGCCTCAGCGCCCGATCGCCGCCGGGCCCACGGCGCGCTGGCCGAGGTCACCGACCCCGCGACGGACCCGGACCGCCGCAGCTGGCACCGTGCCCTGGCGGTGCTCGGGCCCGACGAGGAGGCCGCCGAGGCGCTGGAGGTCTCCGCCGCCCGGGTGCGCGCCCGCGGCGGGCCGGCCGCCGCGGCCGCGTTCCTGCAGCGCGCGGCCGAGCTCTCCACCCACCCCGCCGACCGTGCGAGGCGGGCGCTGGACGCCGCCTACGCCAAGCACGAGGCAGGTGCCCCCGACGCCGCGCTGGAGCTGCTGGCCCTGGCCGGGGCGGGCCCGCTGGACGACCTCGCACGATCTCGTCTCGAGCTGCTCCGCGCCCAGGTCGGGCTGTACCGGAGCCGGGACGGTGACGTGCCCGGGTCCCTGCTCCGGGCCGCACAGGCACTCGCGCCGCTCGACGCGAGCCTCGCTCGGGAGACCTACCTGCACGCGCTGGACGCGGCACTCGTCACCGGAGGTACCGCGCACGGCGCGGTGGAGGTGGCGACGGCCGCCCGGGAGGCACCGGCACCGGCCGGGCTGCCCAGGCCTGCCGACCTCCTGCTCGACGGGCTCGTGACGACGCTGACGAGCGGGCACGCGGCGGGCACGCCCGCGCTGCGCCGGGCCCTGGAGGCGTTCTGCGTCGACGGGCAGTCGGACCCCAGCGGTGACCGCTGGCTGCGGCTCGCGGGCCGGAACGCGGTGGCGATCCTCGACGACGAGCTCGTGCACACGCTGGCCACCCGCCACGTGCGGCTGGCGCGCGAGGCCGGCGCGCTGACCGCCCTGCCCGACGCGCTGCGGTTCCTGTCCATCGTGTCGGTCCTCATGGGGCAGCTCGCGCGGGCCGGCGAGCTCGCCACCGAGGCGACGGCGATCACGCAGGCCACGGGTGGTGCCCAGCTGCGTCACGCCCACGTCATCCTCGGTGCCTGGCGCGGGGACCAGGCGGGGACCGCCGAGCTCCACGTCCATGCCCTCCACGACCCCGCCGGTGGCGGCACGGAGGCCGCCCTGGCCGAGTACGCGCTCGCAGTGCTCCACAACGGGTCGGGAGGCTACGCGCTCGCGCAGGACGCCGCGGAGCGGGCGCTGACGTCGCAGGAGCTGGCGCTGTCCAACCTCGCCCACATCGAGCTCGTCGAGGCGGCGGCCCGTGCCGGGCGGCCCGAGGCCGCGAGTGCGGTGCTCGAGCAGCTGTCCGTCCGCGCCAGGGCGAGCGGCACCGCGTGGGCCGCCGGGATGGCGGCACGGTCCCAGGCCCTGACGAGCACCGGAGCAGCCGCCGAGGACGGGTACCGCGAGGCCCTCGACCAGCTCGTGCGGACCCGGATGGGCGGGTACCTCGCCCGTACCCACCTCGTCTACGGCGAGTGGCTGCGCCGCGAGGGCCGCCGCCGCGACGCCCGGGAGCACCTGCGCACGGCCCACGAGCTCCTCCTCGACATGGGCGCCGACGGGTTCGCCGCCCGCGCCGCCCGCGAGCTCAAGGCGACGGGCGAGCACCCGCGCGCGCGGTCCGCGCAGCCGGTCGACGAGCTCACCACCCAGGAGCTGCACGTCGCGCGGCTCGTGGCGACGGGAGCGACCTCACGGGAGGTCGGCGCGCAGCTGTTCCTCAGCCCGCGGACCGTCGAGGCCCACCTGCGCACCATCTTCCGCAAGCTCGGGATCACCTCGCGTCGCCAGCTCAGCACGCTCGACCTGCCCTGA